The Electrophorus electricus isolate fEleEle1 chromosome 4, fEleEle1.pri, whole genome shotgun sequence region acatatacacaccttgTATTTGGCTGGAATAAATATGTAGTACTGCTGTAATTTGTCCACTGTGGTGTATTTCGTGGAAACGGCACATTTCACTGGATCTTTTAACGCTGCTCTCTGCAACTTCTGaacctaaaacaaaacaaaaataatttactttattcTTGCTTCTACATCAGTGCTTAGCTAATATAACCATAACCCCAGTACAGAAAACACTGGAAATGGCCATTCACTGGCAGGAGTTAATCAATGAAAACTcttgttttatttgcagttaCATAATTAACCTTGaaaatttgctttcatttttgtattgGCAAAAAGGGCACACTACTATTCCATCTGCCTGACATCTACAGTGTGTTTTACAGTATTTTGGACATGTgaaaaaaactaattttcttTGATTAAAGGCAATTCTctgctcatctaatacagagtGGACAGTGGTGACTCATTTAGTACACAGTAATGAACGAGTCACTTAGTGGACTGTGATGTTTCCTTAACGTTACGTTGTGCAATTACTGATTATGCATAAAGTTAACTGGCTAGCCATCTAAACTAATTATACTAGTTTCAAGAGTTACTCTCCCAAGTAAATGACCTCTCCTCTATACAAGCCATTTTTAAAGGCTTTAAATTCTGATCTGGTTCCTGAAACAATATGAACATTATTAGACAATGTAATTTCATTAATAACATTGTACAAGAGCACTGTAGAAACCTCCTGCTCTCTAAGATAAACTGTTTATTAGCCAACTTGCTATTAAAATAACCTGATGCTAACTAATATGCTAATCCTAAAATGTACTGAGATCTGTAAACTGGCCATTGACAAACTTGATGaaatttgcaaaacaaaaagtttGTGCACTTCTATGACAAGAAATCAAAATATGATAGATTAAGTAGAATATCTTATTTGAAGATGACTAAGCTCTTACAACACTGGACGCAGTTAGGGGTCAGGGTTTGACTGAGACAGCCTTTTCATCAGGGCTAGGGGTCAGGGTTTGACTGAGACAGCCTTCTTACCAGGGGCACGGATTCTATGACACAAAATGCTGCCTATGGAAAGAGCTCACTGGGGTTAGGGTGGTAGTGAGGCAGACCTACTCAGTCagtgggttagagttaggtaggtttaaggttagggtcagtCAGTGGACAGTAATGAGTCACTTAAAGGAAACTGCTGCCTCTTTGAACAATGACAATTGATCCCagttctcttttatttttaatgctttaagTTACTGCGACTAATTCAACCTGTTTATCAATGCCAGAGAGCAAAACCTGTGTTCCTTTACTAAGATCAGATGGAAAACACCAAATATAGTATTTTACAGGTGAACTTGTCCGTTTAATTTTAAAACCCtgttcttgctttctctctcattttgaaGTATTGTATAGATTGaggacaacaacaacaacaaaagatcTGAGAGACTGAAAAGTTTCGATATGGAGTGTAACAGTCATATGTGACTGGGTGAATAGATTTGCACAAAAGGGTGAACAGGTTCACACACTTTCATAAAACATTATGGCTTTGTGTGATTCACACAGAGTCCCAGATATGTGGGAGCGTGGGGATGGATACCTTTTTAGTCATGGTGGCAGAAAAGAGGAATGTGTGCCTCTCTCTGGGGATCACCTTCAAGATTTTATCCACCTGTGCGtcaaagagagtgtgtgtcaaAGTAGAGGGGACAGCAAGCACAGAAATGGGAGAACAACAGTGTGATCTGTTAAGAGCGCTTAAGAATGACATGTTGCAAGGGGCTATGCtttccacaaacaaacaaaattggGGGACAGCAATAAGTTCCATTAAGGCTGGTCGTGGTCAGGGCCGAGGGCAGGGGTCAGGTGGCGAGGAACGAGGGAAATATGGCTAACAGCaaactaaaaaattaaaaacatttgttttcatgtcCTTTTGAATCAAGGCAGCTTCAGAACTGACAGGAGGAGAAAGTCTGCCCTTTGACTACTACAGACATGCAATGACACCTGCCCTAGAGCTACAGACGCCCACTGACACACTCTACTAATGGTGGGGATTTACCTCAGACTCAAAGTCCATGTTGAGGATCCTGTCAGCTTCATCCATCACCAGGAACTTGAGCGCTCGCAGGTTAAAACCTTTGGTGTTCTCCAAGTGGTCGATTAGCCTGCCAGGGgtagctggagagagagagagagagacaggaatcTTTGGTCAtgttgctaaaataaataaaccacatcCACTCAGCAAAGCCTGATTTCCAacccttccttctttctttcatacaaacacatgctcaccaATCACTACATGTGGTTTCTTTGCCAGCACTAATGCCTGTGACATCATGTCAATTCCACCAATGACGACAGCtgtaagaaaacacaaacaatgcagGATATGTTCACATTACAAGTCTCACTGTTCAATTCCAATTTCTCAGATTTTCCCATCTATAGAAACCTTAGCTCATATTCAAAGTGACATGTATCTGCCTGTAATGTGAACACATCTGACCTCCAAAAATGTGCTCATATCAATGTTTTTGTACACATTACCCGTCACCAACTACAAAACGCTTTATAATGGTCAGACAAGCATTAAAACGgcaaaatgaatgcaaaatgaATGCTCCAACACCTCATACATGCATCACATaaactgaatgtaaaatgaatGCTCATGTACGCATCATCATCTGCTTTGGAGCACAGTACATAAATCAATCATCAGTTGTACAAGAGCAGGTTGAGATGGTCAAAAAAGAGCCAGAAGCTTATCTTTGGTTTTTGCAGCTAATGTTGTGCCTATTATTCCTGGGGGACGGAGCGGCCCCGTGTTACGTGAATGGGAGGGCGGATATGTGTTATGCAAATTGGGCCAGCTCTGTTACACATGAGCTGAGATACCTGTCTTAACTCCAATGCTAGAGCCAAGAGCCTCGAACTGCTCGGCGATCTGGAAGGCCAGCTCACGTGTGGGGGTAAGAACCAGAGAGTGCAACCTCTGGGGACAGGACAACAGACACTGCAAGATGGGCAGAGCAAAGGCACCTGTCTTCCCTGACCCAGTCTCAGCCAGCCCAATAACATCCCGTCCTGGGGAGTGGTGATACAGggaaaatagaaaatgaaaaattagaAAGCGGTccaaaagacatttttaatttaagtaAGTTCACAACAACTTGTAACCATGGTGTAAATGCTCACCCTCCAGTGCTACAGGTATTGCTTCAACCTGGATTTTAGTCGGCTGTCTCCAGCCCAACTGATCGCATGCTTCACACAGTACTTCCGTTACTCCCTACAACCCACACCGGGTCCGTCATTACATCAGATACACAGTTATAttccctcaacacacacacacacaggttgcaGGCTAAGGTTGTCGAATTCAATGGAGAAACAGCTACTCGAACGTAGTGAGGgcgaatatatatatatatatatatatatatatatatatatatataaatataaatataaataaatataaatataaaagacgAGCtgtaacaaaatgtacattatacAAATGTGATATTTACATAAACCAATAACTGTTAAATTGTCAAATGTAAGGTAGCTAGTGAAAGAACAATCCAGccatgttagctagctggctacagCGTAAAGATAGCTACGATGACCAGCCAGCTATCTAGCCACATAACTGGAGTAACTAGAGCATGTAGCATTACACAGGACCTAATGGCCATAATATCGCTAAATTAAGATATACTGGTTGCGATGGTGGTATAGATAAGGTTGGGGTTGTCCAGAGTTATTAATTAATCTACTATTAGGAACTCCTGATCTGATTTCAAACTAGCTAGCCGAGCTAATGTTGACTAGCACACAGCTAGCCAGCTACAGGTTACCAAATATCCAGCTGTTTTACCAAATCTTTGAAGCTTTTGGCTGGTTCTTCGGTTTCTCCGACACTTGAACAGTCGATATTTGATGCTGGAGCCCCGTCTCCAGTGGTGTGTGTAGCCTGTAGCTGCTCCGCCATGTTTCTACCCAACAACAGCGTGGACGCACGCAGCCGGAAGCTTCCAGTGTGGCCAAAATGGTGCTGGGAAATGGAGTTTAAAGCTTGGTTATCGAGTCTGGGAAATGGAGTTTAAAGTTTGATTATCGAGTCTGGGAAATGGCGTTTAAAGCTTGGTTATCGAGTAGATGAGGGAGTCTAAAATGTTATTGAGACTATTTCCAGTATTTATTAGCAAACTAGATGAGAAAAATAAGGTTAAGTTTGAGTAAAAATGTTTGAGGAAAATATTTTGACGTTAACACTGTTAGCTGCAGGCtagtatttacatttcagttctCAGTGTATTTTCATAGAGAACAACATTAACAAATCAATattctgtttaaatgtaattatttagttGGTTAGTAAATGTCTAATACCAAGTTACACAGCCTCATTTTAACAACCCTCTTGGAAATTCCAGTAGACACTACCCAGCGTACACATAATATTGACCTGGTCTGCGATTCACTCTCATAGTCACTCACTCACGGTTAGCAAGCAGGAAATTGTCTTTTAGGTGGCAGTGTCAATTCTTCACAATGACACCGTGTCCTTGTTCTGGTTGGATTCTGGACTTTAGTGTGCTAATGTTGAAAAATTAAAGATGCTGTAGATATATCTGAATAATGagttttaataatttaatggtGAGGCTAGGTGGTTGTAAGGGTATCTTATGCTGTTACCAAGGTAATGCTAAAGTATGAGGTGAGTGTTGATACCAGCCTAAGTTGTTGGTATGGTATCTAAACATCTTTGTGTGTTACCAGGAGGTTGCTGTGGTAATTCTCATGCTGTCATCATGCTATGCCTTTTTAGTTAATAAGATATATATTgttaattacataaaattacatTGTTGCACAAAGACAGTGAGCACATTGCACAGATCTTATGTatctaaaaatctaaattcaACATTTGAACTGTCATGTTAGAATAAAGATGTTGATGTTGCTGCCTCTTCCATGGAGGAATGGCGTTCAGTCCCGTCTGGGCAAGTACACCTACCTCTGAAACATGTTCTGTTATCCACCAAAGTGTATGCAACTATTTTTCATGATACTCTATATATAACTACTGACAAATAGCCCCAAGCACCAGATTTCCAGGTCTAGTTGTATCTGGCTGGAGAGTCTCACCTGTAAAAATTAAACAGCCTGAGTAGTTACATTGAATATgactaaaaataattagaaatgaTTATGGCCCATAGGCGTTCACGCGAATGATGTGACTTGACTACTGattatttaattcttatttttCACTGCTTGATTTCTAGATGAAAAACTTGGCCGACATCTTGTCTTTTACACCTGTTGCACATTTTATCCTCAGCAGAGTTCTTTAGGGATTCAATTCACACTCTGCTACTGCTAGTTAGGGTTAACACTAGCTCCTAACAAAAATGAGTCCATTTTTACTTTACTCATATCCACTGAGACAGGTACTTTCATTTTCTGGCATGCTCTGGTAATGTTAAAAATTGTCTCACAGCTAAAGATCTGGGTTAGGCTCTAGTAATTTGTAAAAATCATGTCAGTTCTGAATGAGTTCTGGTAAACTCTTAAGAAATCATGTCACAAATGTTATGATCCAGAATGGAACAGGATTATTTGTCACAGACTACAACTCCTCCCATCCCTGATCTTGCACTCTGTCCCACTCAGGAATTTGTCCTTGTCTGCCATGCTGTATCCAGATTGGCTGCCTCACTCCTGTTCCGTACGCAAGAGGAAGACTAGAAGGAGCGATGGAGAGACTTATCTCCACTTTTGGTATGATCAGTTTGTGATTCCATTTGATAACATTTCAGACTTCACAAGAGTCATAGTTCAGATGttcaatgtttttttatttactgttattCTCCTGTTAATTTCCTTAGGGAGTTAGGGAAGGgtattgtattttcttttgtttgtgtttagttaggggagtaattgtttttttgttctagtCTGGCTCCCAACATTCAAGGCCTCTATAAACAACTCACAACAAACATACAATATAGAGACTTAATGGGTTGTATTTCGTCTCTCGCTGATGTGTGCTCAGCCTAGCAAGGGTCGAAACAAGAACATGAAAAACAAGACCATGAAGCTGGGAGTAATGTTTATTTAAGGTTCAGACAGAAATATATCCACCACATAACTCCTCCATCTCCCCTGACTCCGCTTCCAGAACATCTTACATAAAACTTCCAAACTGCCTTAatataaaaatgctgtttggaTTCCTGGTAATGACTGCAAATACAACTGAAGCAACGAACACTAACACATTCTACAAATATGTCTAATTTGTCCCCCACAGACATTCCAAACCAGGCCTTCTCAGTTTACCCTTAGCCCTTCGAATAACCTTTCACCTTTCTTAGCCCCGCCCCATCTCACAGCagtccctccatctccctcatgAAAGCTTCGTATACCTGGTCCTTCGTCTTCATGCTAGGGGGGCCAGAGCTGGAACCCGGCTGGGCAGAGTTTGCATTGGCCTGTGGTTTCTGGCCCtgccctcctctctgctcctccctcctccctcctttcTCTGTCACCATCCCAGCCGCTGCCCCTTGCTGGCCAGTGCGGTCTCTTCGCACACGCAGGGCCGTAGGGACGAAGCGTGTGACCTCAGCTTTGGGGTTGATGATCTGTGGTTTGGCGGAGATGGTGGCAGTGCCCGACTGGCCCGCTGCACTGGAGAGGGTGGGCATGCTAGTGATATTGGCACGCTTCTCTATGGTGTGACTGTGGCCCGGCGGGTtggcgggggcgggggtggTGCCAGGAGGGGGTGGCATCTGCAGGCCAGAGGCCCGcatggacagagggagagagggtgtgggcATCATGGGAGCACCCGAGCCCTCGCTGGAGCTGTTGGAAGGGGGTTTCTGACGGGGGACAATGCTGGGAGGAGCACTCAGCACGTTGGGGTTCAGAGGAGGTGGGAACATGGATAAGGGTGGAACCATCCGAGGGGGGACGGCacgaggaggaggtggaggaatccctacagagacaaacacagggttaagtcacacacacctacacacccacacccgcacacgcacacgcacacgcacacgcacacacccctacctGGTGGGGCAGGGGGTGGTAGTCTTGGTGGAGGTCCTCTTGGGGGCGGGCCAGGGGGCATGCCAGGGGGCGGACCTGGGGGCGGACCTGGGGGACGGCCAGGGGGCGGGCCTGGAGGCAGCATACGTGGCATTGGTCCTCTCAGACCACCTGGAATAGCAGGAGGCCTTAGGAAGGGTGGTGCACCTGaaacacagacattacaatTAGGATActcaccacccacccacccacaccccagaCATTACAGTCAGGATattcacaccccccccacctACCCACCAGACATTACAGTCAGGCTACTcaccacacgcgcacacacacacacaccccagacattACAGTCAGGCTACTCAACACATGAGGAGGATActcagcccacacacacacacacacacacaccagtgaggatactcacacacacactacagtgaggatactcacccccccccacacacacactacagtgaggatactcacccccccccacacacacacactacagtgaggatactcaccccccccacacacacacactacagtgaggatactcacccccccccacacacacactacagtgaggatactcaccccccccacacacacactacagtgaggatactcacccccccccccccccacacacacactacagtgaggatactcacccccccacacacacacacactacagtgaggatactcacccccccccacacacacacactacagtgaggatactcaccccccccacacacacacacacactacagtgaggatactcacccccccccccacacacacacactacagtgaggatactcaccccccccacacacacgcactacagtgaggatactcaccccccccccacacacacactacagtgaggatactcacccccccacacacacactac contains the following coding sequences:
- the ddx47 gene encoding probable ATP-dependent RNA helicase DDX47, with protein sequence MAEQLQATHTTGDGAPASNIDCSSVGETEEPAKSFKDLGVTEVLCEACDQLGWRQPTKIQVEAIPVALEGRDVIGLAETGSGKTGAFALPILQCLLSCPQRLHSLVLTPTRELAFQIAEQFEALGSSIGVKTAVVIGGIDMMSQALVLAKKPHVVIATPGRLIDHLENTKGFNLRALKFLVMDEADRILNMDFESEVDKILKVIPRERHTFLFSATMTKKVQKLQRAALKDPVKCAVSTKYTTVDKLQQYYIFIPAKYKDCYLVSILNELAGNSFMVFCSTCNNAQRVALLLRNLGITAIPLHGQMSQNKRLGALNKFKSKSRSVLLATDVASRGLDIPHVDCVINFDIPTHSKDYIHRVGRTARAGRSGKSITFVTQYDVELFQRIEALIGKKLPAFPTQEEEVMMLVERVSEAQRYARVEMKEQGEKRKRSKAGEEEGDDAEHSSGVRKKVKGGKFVGRKGGMSRRGR